Proteins encoded by one window of Nitrospiraceae bacterium:
- a CDS encoding FAD synthase, protein MKIRVVCAGTFDHLHAGHIDFLRQARSLGNELIVIVARDENVKRIKKILPGSDENKRKEGVTKTGIAEKVILGSIDKDIFAIIGEINPNIIALGYDQRVSETAIKDRFPDIKVVRLNPFHPDKYKSSIFRSRAK, encoded by the coding sequence ATGAAAATCCGCGTAGTATGCGCTGGAACATTTGATCATCTTCATGCAGGACACATTGATTTTCTCAGACAGGCCCGTTCACTAGGCAATGAATTAATCGTCATTGTTGCCAGAGATGAGAATGTCAAGCGAATAAAAAAAATCCTACCTGGCAGCGATGAAAACAAAAGGAAAGAAGGTGTAACGAAAACAGGAATTGCTGAAAAGGTTATTTTAGGATCTATCGATAAAGATATATTTGCAATAATTGGAGAGATTAACCCCAATATAATAGCATTGGGTTATGATCAGCGTGTTTCTGAAACAGCAATAAAAGACAGATTTCCTGATATCAAGGTTGTACGCCTGAATCCTTTTCATCCTGATAAATACAAGTCCTCAATATTCAGATCTAGGGCAAAGTAG
- the atpE gene encoding ATP synthase F0 subunit C produces MKKIFSVMLIALALICLSAPVVFAQEAAKPAVSSDYVKAMAAIGAGLAIGLAALGTGIGQGIGLSKACEGVARNPGASGKIQMILIIGLAMIESLAIYALLVSLGIMINQKLFF; encoded by the coding sequence ATGAAAAAGATTTTTTCTGTAATGCTTATAGCGCTTGCTCTTATCTGCCTGTCAGCTCCAGTTGTTTTTGCACAGGAAGCTGCAAAGCCTGCGGTATCAAGTGATTATGTTAAGGCAATGGCGGCTATTGGAGCAGGTCTTGCAATCGGTCTTGCTGCTTTAGGCACAGGCATTGGACAGGGAATTGGTCTTAGCAAGGCATGTGAAGGTGTTGCTAGAAACCCTGGCGCATCAGGTAAAATCCAGATGATACTTATTATCGGTCTAGCAATGATTGAGTCTCTTGCAATCTATGCTCTTCTTGTATCACTTGGTATTATGATTAACCAGAAGCTTTTCTTCTAA
- a CDS encoding zinc ribbon domain-containing protein has product MAAYDYKCNACGFVFEKQHGMDESPSFECPKCRGKAKRMISGGSGFIVKGTHSIAPVQTRCGKEQTCCGSTTPCENGCGND; this is encoded by the coding sequence ATGGCTGCTTACGATTATAAATGCAACGCCTGCGGGTTTGTATTTGAAAAACAACATGGGATGGATGAAAGCCCCTCTTTTGAGTGCCCGAAATGCAGGGGAAAGGCCAAAAGGATGATCTCGGGCGGAAGCGGTTTCATTGTAAAAGGGACCCATTCGATAGCACCCGTGCAGACGAGGTGCGGGAAAGAGCAGACCTGCTGCGGTAGCACTACTCCCTGCGAAAACGGATGCGGCAATGATTAA
- a CDS encoding DUF2703 domain-containing protein, producing MKTLTITWQRLLINNNQTCDRCGSTEEEIEKAYLLLKKSLSHLDIDVVLEKSVMDISAFKKTPLESNSILIAERPLEYWIKADVGQRPCCGPCGDNECRTIKFNNQTYETIPSELIIKAGLLAAAEMIHNK from the coding sequence ATGAAAACTCTCACCATCACATGGCAGCGTCTGCTCATCAACAATAACCAGACCTGCGATAGATGCGGATCAACTGAAGAGGAGATCGAAAAAGCATATCTTCTATTGAAAAAATCCCTCTCTCATCTGGATATAGATGTTGTTCTGGAAAAGTCTGTTATGGATATATCCGCCTTTAAGAAAACGCCTTTGGAATCCAACTCCATATTGATTGCAGAAAGGCCGCTTGAGTACTGGATAAAGGCTGATGTTGGGCAGAGGCCATGCTGCGGTCCATGCGGGGACAATGAATGCAGAACGATTAAATTCAATAACCAAACATACGAGACAATCCCCTCTGAGCTGATCATTAAGGCAGGGCTTCTTGCTGCAGCTGAGATGATACATAACAAATAA
- a CDS encoding cation diffusion facilitator family transporter, whose product MSDVIVCEGKKLAFASLALNALFTASKFSLYLLSGSSALLAETAHSLTDVIGSLLIVGGIYLSERKSDMFPWGLYKIENLVAIITAGMIFISVFEIGKMIYHPSAEGIRNLDMTIIILSLMAIPIIIFSRYEARRAKEINFPSLMADAEHWKMDIAPLAIVIAGILGTRFSCPNSDRISALLILVLILRAAYGILRDSIKSLLDASVDKSVIKKIEKILNEFPRVKTVSIQARNSGRFIFVYLDISLSLKKLKESSEITEQIEKKIKEQVPFVARVITQYEPEKKDFLRIAVPLVEKDGEISAHFASAPYIALFDIQQLNVLASPPEIIKNIFAAIDRGKGIRLAEFLVEKGIDILYIKEDFKGNGPEHVFSGAEVEVRKTNCKFLEELVKEVKYKK is encoded by the coding sequence ATGTCGGATGTAATTGTATGTGAAGGGAAAAAATTAGCTTTTGCATCTTTAGCCTTGAATGCCTTGTTTACTGCTTCAAAATTTTCTCTTTATCTCTTATCAGGCAGTTCAGCGCTTCTGGCTGAAACAGCGCATTCCCTTACTGATGTGATAGGAAGTCTTTTGATAGTGGGAGGCATCTACCTTTCTGAAAGAAAGTCAGATATGTTTCCGTGGGGACTTTACAAAATCGAAAACCTTGTAGCTATCATTACAGCGGGAATGATATTTATTTCAGTTTTTGAGATAGGAAAGATGATATATCACCCCTCTGCTGAAGGGATACGAAATCTCGACATGACCATAATAATACTATCGCTCATGGCAATCCCTATAATTATTTTTTCAAGGTATGAGGCAAGACGAGCAAAAGAGATAAATTTCCCGTCTCTGATGGCTGATGCAGAACACTGGAAAATGGATATTGCGCCTCTTGCTATTGTCATAGCAGGTATTTTAGGAACTCGATTTTCCTGCCCAAATTCAGACAGGATATCAGCATTACTCATACTTGTTTTAATACTCAGAGCTGCATACGGTATTCTCAGAGATTCCATAAAAAGCCTTTTGGACGCATCAGTAGATAAATCAGTCATAAAAAAAATTGAAAAAATACTAAATGAGTTTCCCCGGGTTAAAACAGTTTCTATACAGGCAAGGAATTCCGGAAGGTTTATATTCGTCTATTTAGATATAAGCCTCTCACTCAAGAAATTGAAAGAGTCTTCTGAGATTACAGAACAGATAGAAAAAAAGATAAAGGAACAAGTTCCATTTGTTGCACGCGTCATTACACAATACGAACCTGAAAAAAAAGATTTTCTCAGAATCGCTGTGCCTCTTGTTGAAAAGGACGGAGAAATTTCGGCTCACTTTGCCAGCGCACCTTATATTGCCCTGTTTGATATACAACAATTAAACGTTCTGGCATCACCTCCAGAAATAATAAAAAATATTTTTGCGGCTATTGATAGAGGGAAAGGCATAAGGCTTGCGGAATTCTTAGTTGAAAAAGGAATTGATATCCTTTATATAAAAGAAGATTTCAAAGGAAATGGGCCCGAACACGTCTTTTCAGGTGCTGAAGTAGAGGTCAGAAAAACAAATTGCAAGTTTCTGGAAGAGTTAGTTAAAGAGGTCAAATACAAAAAATAA
- a CDS encoding PAS domain S-box protein, translating into MLPKQRPDKIPLYLLIVFTILIVIIITGGYFYYTYQKEKIKDSREDQLLAIADLKVSEINSWRREIINYGEIISRTPFIALYIDKFLNQGAETSAENEILEWLHSIKEQYKFMSVMLVDIKGNVKFSTESKIIGSHAKQLIKKSIHTNNVLLSDFHKITEIEHIHLDLAVPLLKSAQGEKVASGVLLVRVDPYDFLYPLIQSWPTQSDTAETLLVRREGDNVLFLNELRHKTDTALNLKKPITKTELPAVQAVLGETGIIEGRDYRDASVLAAIRPVPETPWFLVAKVDTEEIYAPIRDRAWDTVFFMLLLIAASGLAVISWWKQKNAEHYRQEYETELRHQIMKKKDECLTKYANDIIMLADSDLTIVDANDRALQVYGYTYEEMLSLKALDLRTEDVRQEVYEKIKESEGTDGLIYETLHKKKDGTVFPIEVSNRVIDIEGNKFFLAIIRDITERKESEKRAKEISIERDNLLLRLQLILERMPVGCIINDKDFNIIYWSPAAEKIFGFTKEEILGKSPFSLFIPLSVKEYVENIRTRMKSGDLTAHGFNENITKDGRTIWCEWYNTPLRDPDGNFTGYMSMVVDATEKRKIEEQLLHSQKLDAIGQLAGGVAHDFNNILTAIIGYASITDMKMQDNDPLKENIKHIIESSRKASSLVKNLLVFGRKQTMSVNNVDINQIIKDIEKLFPMMIGEDIEFKTFLAEKKLIVKADETQIEQVLINLATNAKDAMPNGGNLTITTDVFNVDDEFVRMYNFWEKGLYARITFSDSGAGIDEKIKERIFEPFFTTKEVGKGTGLGLSIAYGIVKQHNGHINVYSHLGEGTTFKIYLPLVQGDEKEERAQMTEEPIGGTETILVIEDEKDVRVVTKTILEAYGYKVIEAADGEDALVKFKDNIGVIDMIICDLIMPKMNGKEVFEKINNIRPGIKALFVSGYSENIMLKKGNFEQGLNFASKPILPVELLKKVREILDK; encoded by the coding sequence ATGCTTCCGAAACAAAGACCTGACAAAATACCTTTATATTTACTTATTGTTTTTACAATTCTTATTGTAATTATCATCACTGGAGGTTATTTTTACTACACTTACCAGAAAGAAAAGATAAAAGATAGCAGAGAAGACCAACTGCTCGCAATTGCTGACTTGAAAGTCAGCGAGATTAACAGTTGGAGAAGAGAAATCATAAATTACGGAGAAATAATCTCCAGAACGCCTTTTATTGCGCTTTATATAGATAAATTTTTAAACCAAGGGGCAGAGACTTCAGCAGAAAATGAAATCCTCGAATGGCTGCATTCAATAAAAGAACAATACAAATTCATGAGCGTTATGCTTGTTGATATAAAGGGGAATGTAAAATTTTCAACTGAATCAAAAATAATCGGTTCTCATGCAAAACAGCTCATCAAGAAGTCAATACATACAAATAATGTTCTGCTCTCGGATTTTCACAAAATAACAGAGATTGAGCACATTCATCTGGATCTTGCTGTGCCTCTTTTAAAGTCTGCTCAGGGGGAAAAGGTTGCTTCCGGAGTCTTGCTTGTAAGGGTTGATCCATATGATTTTTTGTATCCCTTGATACAATCGTGGCCAACGCAGAGCGACACAGCAGAGACATTATTAGTGCGGCGTGAAGGTGATAATGTTTTATTTCTTAATGAACTCCGTCACAAAACAGATACTGCTTTAAATCTTAAAAAGCCTATTACTAAGACTGAACTACCGGCTGTGCAGGCAGTTCTTGGTGAAACAGGAATAATTGAAGGAAGGGATTACAGAGACGCATCTGTGCTTGCGGCAATACGTCCTGTTCCTGAAACTCCATGGTTTCTTGTAGCGAAGGTTGATACAGAAGAAATATATGCGCCAATCCGCGACCGTGCATGGGATACAGTATTTTTTATGCTTCTTCTAATTGCCGCTTCAGGATTAGCTGTAATCTCATGGTGGAAACAGAAAAACGCTGAACATTACCGTCAGGAGTATGAGACAGAATTGAGACATCAAATAATGAAGAAAAAAGATGAATGTCTTACAAAATATGCTAATGATATTATAATGCTTGCAGACTCTGATTTAACGATTGTTGATGCAAATGACCGTGCTCTTCAGGTCTACGGTTACACATACGAAGAAATGCTCAGCCTTAAAGCTCTTGACCTCAGGACGGAAGATGTCCGTCAAGAGGTATATGAAAAGATAAAAGAGTCCGAGGGGACAGACGGCTTGATATATGAAACACTTCACAAGAAAAAGGACGGCACGGTATTTCCTATCGAGGTGAGCAACAGGGTGATTGATATAGAGGGAAATAAATTCTTTCTTGCCATTATACGCGATATCACAGAACGTAAAGAATCTGAAAAGAGGGCCAAAGAGATCTCAATCGAACGCGACAACCTGCTTTTGAGGCTTCAGTTGATTCTTGAGCGAATGCCTGTTGGATGCATTATAAACGACAAAGATTTTAATATCATTTACTGGAGCCCTGCGGCAGAAAAGATTTTTGGATTCACAAAAGAAGAAATTTTGGGGAAATCTCCTTTTAGTTTGTTTATCCCGCTCTCAGTCAAAGAATATGTCGAAAACATAAGGACAAGGATGAAAAGCGGTGATCTGACTGCTCACGGATTTAACGAAAACATAACAAAGGACGGACGCACGATCTGGTGCGAGTGGTATAACACCCCTTTGCGTGACCCTGACGGCAATTTCACAGGTTATATGTCAATGGTTGTTGACGCTACTGAAAAGAGGAAGATCGAGGAACAGCTGCTTCATTCTCAGAAGCTTGATGCAATCGGCCAGCTTGCAGGCGGAGTAGCGCATGATTTTAATAATATCCTTACCGCGATAATCGGCTACGCGAGCATTACTGATATGAAGATGCAGGATAATGACCCGCTAAAAGAGAACATAAAACATATTATAGAATCCTCAAGAAAGGCATCGTCTCTGGTAAAGAATCTTCTTGTCTTTGGAAGAAAACAAACGATGTCTGTTAATAATGTTGATATCAATCAGATTATAAAAGACATAGAGAAGCTTTTCCCTATGATGATAGGAGAGGATATAGAGTTCAAGACTTTTCTTGCAGAAAAAAAGCTGATAGTCAAGGCTGATGAAACTCAGATTGAACAGGTTTTGATAAATCTTGCTACAAATGCAAAAGATGCAATGCCAAACGGCGGTAACCTTACAATAACCACCGACGTGTTTAATGTGGATGATGAATTTGTCAGAATGTATAACTTTTGGGAAAAAGGGCTTTACGCGCGCATAACTTTTTCCGATTCAGGCGCAGGTATCGATGAAAAAATAAAGGAGAGAATTTTTGAGCCTTTTTTTACAACAAAAGAGGTTGGGAAAGGAACTGGCCTTGGACTTTCAATAGCTTATGGTATAGTGAAGCAGCATAATGGGCATATAAATGTCTACAGCCATTTAGGTGAAGGCACAACATTCAAGATTTATCTGCCTTTAGTACAAGGAGATGAAAAGGAGGAAAGAGCGCAGATGACTGAAGAACCAATAGGCGGTACTGAAACAATACTTGTCATCGAGGATGAAAAAGATGTAAGAGTTGTGACAAAAACAATACTTGAAGCTTACGGTTATAAAGTAATCGAGGCAGCAGACGGAGAAGATGCCCTTGTAAAATTCAAGGACAACATTGGTGTCATAGATATGATTATATGCGATCTAATAATGCCTAAAATGAATGGGAAAGAAGTTTTTGAGAAGATAAATAACATCAGACCTGGTATAAAAGCGCTTTTTGTAAGCGGTTATTCAGAAAATATTATGCTTAAAAAGGGGAATTTTGAACAAGGATTAAACTTTGCTTCAAAGCCGATTCTTCCTGTTGAACTTCTGAAAAAGGTCAGGGAAATTCTCGATAAATAA
- a CDS encoding thioredoxin family protein translates to MIIKILGPGCANCYKMEEMTKAALKQIGIDAKVEKITDIAEIMKYTLSTPGLLINKKLKHSGKPLPDVKKIIELIKSEM, encoded by the coding sequence ATGATAATAAAAATATTGGGACCGGGCTGTGCAAACTGTTACAAAATGGAAGAGATGACAAAAGCAGCCTTAAAGCAGATAGGAATAGACGCAAAGGTTGAGAAAATAACAGATATAGCTGAAATCATGAAATATACGCTCTCAACTCCAGGACTTCTGATAAACAAAAAGCTAAAACATTCGGGCAAGCCTTTGCCAGATGTCAAAAAAATTATAGAACTCATCAAATCAGAAATGTAA
- the atpB gene encoding F0F1 ATP synthase subunit A: MAAGMQEVLLLDAIIDPNKIPHNVSYAFLASIILISTALAIRTTIKIVPKGTQNFMEIVIDSFLKLSEENIGLEWGRRLFPLIGTLFMFILICNFMGLIPGFYSPTSNINTNAAMAVPVFLATHYYGIRLHGLKYIKHFLGPVLWLAPLMFIIEFIGHMLRPVTLSVRLFGNMMAKHILLWVLAILTPWIIPTAILALGTLVSVIQAFVFTLLATLYLAGSVEESH, encoded by the coding sequence ATGGCAGCTGGTATGCAGGAAGTGCTTTTACTTGATGCAATAATAGATCCCAATAAAATACCTCACAATGTTTCCTATGCATTTCTTGCGTCTATTATATTGATTTCTACTGCTCTTGCTATAAGAACTACTATAAAAATAGTGCCAAAAGGCACGCAGAATTTTATGGAGATAGTAATAGATTCATTTTTAAAACTTTCAGAGGAAAACATCGGGCTTGAATGGGGCAGAAGATTGTTTCCTTTGATAGGCACGTTATTCATGTTCATATTAATCTGTAATTTTATGGGATTGATCCCTGGGTTTTATTCACCAACAAGCAACATAAACACAAACGCTGCAATGGCAGTCCCAGTCTTCCTTGCGACACATTATTACGGCATCAGACTGCATGGACTAAAGTATATAAAACACTTTCTTGGACCAGTGTTGTGGCTTGCCCCGCTGATGTTCATAATAGAGTTTATTGGTCACATGCTGAGACCTGTCACGCTGTCAGTGAGACTTTTCGGAAACATGATGGCAAAACATATACTGTTGTGGGTACTGGCGATTCTTACTCCTTGGATTATTCCTACAGCTATATTGGCGCTTGGCACTCTAGTAAGCGTCATACAGGCGTTTGTTTTTACACTGCTGGCTACGCTGTATCTTGCCGGCTCTGTAGAAGAAAGCCACTAA
- a CDS encoding DUF134 domain-containing protein: MSPRYKKPRFCKCPFRKLRGQVFKPTGVPLTELELITVYRDELEAMCLCDIDNLTQEETGAKMGISRGTVQRLLEEGRRKVLTSIIKKQALVFQKEGNVSAKKKKCCKI; this comes from the coding sequence ATGTCTCCAAGATATAAAAAACCAAGATTCTGCAAATGTCCTTTTAGAAAATTACGCGGACAGGTATTTAAACCTACAGGGGTCCCTTTGACAGAACTCGAACTTATAACTGTATATCGGGATGAGCTTGAAGCAATGTGCTTATGTGACATCGACAATCTGACACAGGAAGAAACAGGAGCTAAGATGGGCATTTCAAGAGGAACTGTGCAGCGTCTGCTTGAAGAAGGAAGGCGAAAGGTTTTAACGAGCATAATAAAAAAACAGGCTCTTGTTTTTCAAAAAGAAGGGAATGTTTCCGCAAAAAAGAAAAAATGCTGCAAGATATAA
- a CDS encoding thermonuclease family protein, producing the protein MQVNRKYLKLITLFAALILLLGYSSYDRKDAESRSYDTAYKKVLRVSDGDTIKIIFNKKRTSVRLIGIDAPELKQKPWGQRSKKHLQELLKASDWQVRLEFDVDKRDRYDRLLCYVYTKDGDMINAKMLSDGYAVLYTITPNVKYVEQLRDAQLKAREQKLGIWGSDGLTEKPSDYRKKHKN; encoded by the coding sequence ATGCAAGTGAACAGAAAATATCTCAAACTCATAACACTCTTTGCTGCCTTAATATTACTGTTGGGTTACAGCTCATATGACAGAAAGGACGCAGAATCAAGATCATATGACACTGCATATAAAAAAGTCCTGAGGGTAAGCGACGGCGATACTATAAAAATCATTTTTAATAAAAAAAGAACAAGCGTAAGGCTTATAGGCATCGATGCTCCTGAACTAAAACAAAAACCATGGGGACAGAGATCAAAAAAACATCTTCAAGAACTTCTGAAAGCATCCGACTGGCAGGTGAGGCTTGAGTTTGATGTTGATAAAAGAGACAGATACGACCGTCTGCTCTGCTATGTTTATACCAAAGACGGGGATATGATTAATGCCAAAATGTTGAGCGACGGATATGCAGTGCTCTATACGATCACTCCAAATGTAAAATATGTGGAGCAATTAAGAGATGCCCAGCTCAAGGCTAGAGAGCAGAAACTCGGAATATGGGGAAGTGATGGACTGACAGAAAAACCATCTGATTATAGAAAAAAACATAAAAATTAA
- a CDS encoding molybdopterin molybdotransferase MoeA encodes MEIISYSEALQHVKNTLRPLGSESLQVLELAGRITCDDIFSLVDSPSSDISLKDGYAVRSSDIASASESNPVKLKLIGSLTAGGSDTLEIIPGTAVTITSGTSIPDGADAVISQEFASDNGKFVTSRNNAHPGRNILRKGTDVSMSELIIKKKTVLRPAHIGLIAASGHSSAKVYRNPDVIIIATGDEILPVGTPAVSGKVFASNLVTISGWCRIYGMKSESIIVEDSEKDIADAIKNSINRCDCLITIGGAWKGSKDFVVGILDNMGWQKFFHKVKMGPGKAVGFGLLDSKPVFCLPGGPPSNQMAFMQLVIPALMILAGHKRQGLAETTAVAGTDLTGQEDWTQFIHGTLSRPDHLIFNPLKMDSRLQFMAKTEALACIPKGISKIDKGSSIKIQIIPESFICYNNKNVSKI; translated from the coding sequence ATGGAGATCATTTCTTACAGCGAAGCCTTACAGCATGTAAAAAATACTCTAAGACCTTTGGGTTCTGAAAGCCTTCAGGTCTTAGAGCTTGCTGGAAGAATCACGTGCGACGATATTTTTTCTCTCGTTGATTCGCCTTCTTCCGATATTTCTCTAAAAGACGGATACGCTGTCAGGTCTTCAGATATTGCTAGTGCTTCTGAATCAAATCCGGTAAAACTTAAATTGATCGGCAGTCTTACTGCAGGAGGTTCTGATACTCTGGAGATAATTCCCGGAACTGCTGTAACAATAACATCAGGAACTTCGATTCCTGATGGAGCGGACGCTGTTATTTCACAGGAGTTCGCTTCTGACAACGGAAAATTTGTTACATCGAGAAATAATGCTCATCCCGGACGAAATATTTTAAGAAAAGGCACTGATGTTTCAATGTCAGAACTTATAATAAAAAAGAAAACTGTCCTCAGACCTGCACACATAGGACTGATAGCTGCTTCAGGTCATTCTTCAGCAAAGGTTTACAGAAACCCTGATGTGATAATAATCGCGACAGGAGACGAGATACTTCCTGTTGGAACCCCCGCTGTAAGCGGAAAAGTATTTGCGAGCAATCTTGTAACAATATCAGGATGGTGCAGAATTTACGGCATGAAATCAGAAAGCATTATAGTTGAAGACTCGGAAAAAGATATAGCCGATGCCATAAAAAATAGTATTAACAGATGCGATTGTCTTATAACAATAGGAGGAGCCTGGAAAGGAAGTAAAGACTTTGTAGTTGGGATACTCGACAATATGGGCTGGCAAAAATTTTTTCATAAAGTAAAGATGGGGCCGGGCAAAGCTGTAGGATTCGGATTGCTAGATTCAAAGCCTGTGTTCTGTCTGCCGGGCGGACCTCCATCAAATCAGATGGCTTTTATGCAGCTTGTCATCCCTGCTCTTATGATACTGGCAGGTCATAAAAGACAAGGGCTGGCTGAGACGACTGCTGTTGCAGGTACAGACCTGACAGGACAGGAAGACTGGACTCAGTTCATACACGGCACACTGTCGAGGCCGGATCACCTTATATTTAATCCGCTAAAAATGGACAGCAGGCTCCAGTTCATGGCAAAGACAGAAGCCCTTGCATGCATTCCCAAAGGGATATCCAAGATCGATAAAGGAAGCAGTATAAAGATACAGATAATTCCTGAATCTTTCATCTGCTATAATAATAAAAATGTCTCCAAGATATAA
- a CDS encoding diacylglycerol kinase family lipid kinase — protein MNRTIFLICNPVSGKNSLKKIRQAIELIKNRGLDVHLMLTSQKGDAEIFAKKLAETSNKSDNHELPSLIIAVGGDGTYNEVINGIADTNLPMAILPLGTTNVLGKELNIPENIEAALDIALTRDARKVSLGKITFEAKNHADKPHSRYFCLMAGIGYDAAAVYGVNSFMKKYSGKTAYIFNGLKKFILWNPDMLVFSVDVKSYNGYSAIISNVSKYAGNFQVAPDARIKDNALYSFIMHGSRRMDILKYAFGIIFKKHLLYKDITYAKAEKIFIKGKAPVQIDGDYAGSTPASIEAVPNALNLVY, from the coding sequence ATGAATAGAACAATTTTTCTTATCTGCAACCCTGTTTCCGGCAAAAATTCCTTAAAAAAAATCAGACAGGCAATTGAACTGATAAAAAACAGGGGGTTAGATGTTCATTTGATGCTCACTTCACAAAAAGGTGACGCTGAAATATTTGCAAAAAAGCTGGCGGAAACTTCGAATAAATCAGACAATCACGAATTACCATCGCTAATTATTGCTGTTGGAGGAGACGGCACATACAATGAAGTCATTAATGGAATTGCCGATACAAACCTTCCCATGGCAATACTTCCATTAGGAACAACAAATGTGCTCGGGAAAGAACTCAACATACCTGAAAATATCGAGGCTGCACTTGATATTGCCCTTACAAGAGATGCTCGTAAAGTCTCACTAGGAAAAATAACTTTTGAAGCAAAGAATCACGCGGATAAACCACATTCAAGATATTTTTGTCTCATGGCAGGCATCGGCTATGATGCAGCAGCTGTATATGGAGTCAACAGTTTTATGAAAAAATATTCAGGTAAAACTGCGTACATTTTTAATGGACTTAAGAAATTCATCCTTTGGAATCCTGATATGCTTGTTTTCAGCGTTGACGTCAAATCATATAATGGTTATTCCGCAATAATCAGCAATGTCTCGAAATATGCAGGAAACTTTCAGGTCGCACCTGATGCCCGTATCAAAGATAATGCGCTTTACTCTTTTATTATGCACGGCAGCAGACGGATGGACATCCTCAAATACGCATTCGGAATAATTTTCAAAAAACATCTTTTATACAAAGATATAACATATGCAAAGGCTGAAAAGATTTTTATTAAAGGAAAAGCTCCAGTCCAGATAGACGGAGATTATGCAGGTTCAACTCCTGCATCTATTGAAGCAGTGCCAAATGCGCTGAATCTTGTTTATTAG
- a CDS encoding permease produces MLKKISEYIVYDLISLEKGSRLSGSLEFFVYDTIKIFLLLAAVIFAVSIIRSYFSPERTRRILSHKKEFIGNTLAALLGVVTPFCSCSAVPLFIGFVEAGIPLGVTFSFLIASPMVNEIAVVLLWGLLGWKLTALYIGTGLIVAILSGIIIGKLRLEKWVEEYVYKIHSSENLESPKLIFRERIQYARLNTIDILKRIWLFILIAIGIGSFIHGYVPEDFLLKYAGSDNLFAVPLAVIIGVPLYSNAAGIIPIVSALISKGLAVGTVLAFMMAVTALSLPEMIILRKVIKLPLLAVFVGIMTITIILVGYLFNAIL; encoded by the coding sequence ATGTTGAAAAAAATCTCGGAATACATAGTCTACGATTTAATAAGCCTTGAGAAGGGATCACGTCTTTCAGGATCTCTGGAGTTCTTTGTCTATGACACTATAAAGATATTCCTGCTGCTTGCAGCAGTCATATTTGCAGTCTCAATAATAAGAAGCTACTTCTCTCCAGAGCGGACAAGAAGAATCTTATCGCATAAAAAAGAATTTATAGGAAATACCCTCGCAGCCCTGCTTGGAGTTGTAACTCCGTTTTGTTCGTGTTCTGCAGTGCCTTTGTTCATCGGTTTTGTGGAGGCAGGCATCCCTCTTGGAGTTACATTCTCATTTCTTATCGCATCGCCCATGGTAAATGAGATCGCTGTTGTTCTGCTATGGGGACTGCTCGGCTGGAAGCTAACAGCACTTTATATAGGGACAGGACTTATAGTCGCAATACTAAGCGGCATCATTATCGGAAAACTGAGACTCGAAAAATGGGTAGAAGAATATGTATACAAAATCCACTCTTCTGAGAATCTTGAGTCTCCAAAGCTGATATTCAGGGAGAGAATTCAATACGCCAGGCTGAATACAATAGACATTCTCAAACGGATATGGCTTTTTATTCTCATTGCCATCGGCATCGGCAGCTTCATACACGGATATGTTCCTGAGGATTTTTTACTTAAATACGCAGGCTCTGATAATCTATTTGCAGTTCCATTGGCAGTTATTATCGGAGTTCCGCTTTATTCAAATGCTGCAGGAATAATACCGATTGTTTCAGCCCTGATAAGCAAGGGACTTGCTGTAGGCACAGTGCTCGCATTTATGATGGCAGTCACTGCATTATCTCTGCCTGAAATGATAATTTTAAGAAAAGTTATTAAACTGCCTCTGCTTGCTGTATTTGTCGGCATAATGACCATAACAATAATACTGGTTGGATATCTGTTCAACGCAATACTATAA